From a single Vitis vinifera cultivar Pinot Noir 40024 chromosome 18, ASM3070453v1 genomic region:
- the LOC109121638 gene encoding cytochrome P450 85A1, translated as MEGYLDASDLWEAVSEEYEVPPLSDNPTMAQIKLHNERRQRKSKAKASLFAAVSSTIFTKIMTLKTANEIWNFLKKEYEGNERDKGYSSISKAYRIYLPENNKVIFSRDVKFFESESWSWENDKKLESKENLEFQRDLKFQKENDNIDDEPVRGTRSLSDIYHRCNVAIIEPARFLNILLLPESFYTLFLSKPTFTIPKGWKTHWSVHSTHKYPKHFPNPEKFDPYRFEGKGPEPYTFVPFGGGPRMCVGKEYARLEMLVFIRNVVTKFKLETVLPNEKILFGLSALPAKVLPIRLRPHQS; from the exons ATGGAAGGTTATCTTGATGCTAGTGATCTGTGGGAAGCTGTTAGTGAGGAATATGAAGTTCCTCCCCTGTCCGACAATCCAACTATGGCTCAAATAAAACTACACAATGAGAGGAGGCAAAGGAAATCAAAGGCAAAAGCTAGTCTATTTGCAGCTGTCTCATCTACAATTTTCACCAAAATCATGACATTGAAGACAGCAAATGAAATATGGAACTTCCTAAAGAAGGAATATGAAGGAAATGAACGAGACAAAG GCTATAGCTCAATATCAAAGGCCTATAGAATCTACCTTCCAGAAAACAACAAAGTAATATTTAGCAGAGATGTCAAATTCTTCGAATCAGAAAGTTGGAGTTGGGAGAATGATAAGAAGCTTGAGTCTAAAGAGAATCTTGAGTTCCAAAGGGACCTTAAGTTTCAGAAGGAGAATGACAATATTGATGATGAACCTGTCAGGGGAACCAGATCACTCTCTGACATCTATCATAGGTGTAATGTTGCTATAATAGAGCCTGCAAG ATTCCTCAACATTCTGTTGCTTCCTGAGAGTTTCTACACTTTGTTTCTATCAAAACCCACATTTACCATTCCAAAGGGATGGAAG ACACATTGGAGCGTACATTCAACACATAAATACCCCAAACACTTTCCGAATCCTGAGAAATTTGATCCATACAGATTTGAAGGAAAGGGCCCTGAGCCATACACTTTTGTACCTTTTGGGGGAGGACCTCGAATGTGCGTTGGGAAAGAATATGCTCGACTGGAAATGCTTGTATTTATCCGCAATGTGGTGACCAAATTCAAGTTAGAGACTGTGCTTCCAAATGAAAagattttgtttggtttgtCAGCCCTTCCGGCAAAAGTTCTCCCAATTCGCCTACGGCCTCATCAAagttaa